The Nocardia sp. BMG51109 nucleotide sequence GCCGCCCAGTTCGGCATCCACACCTACCGCGCCACCCGGGAGTGGGCCCGCTGGGCCATCGAGGAGCAGGCCGAGCGGAATCGCCGGGCGCGGTGAGCCGATTGCCGGCCGTATCGCGGGGTTATCTGCGAGCCGGGTCGGGGGTGCAGGTGGTGAGGAAGGTCTTGCCGTTGCCGGTGGCGACTCCGGCGGTGTCGAGCCAGCCGACGTCCTGGAACAGGTAGGTGTCGTCCGGATGCCGGGCGGAGCCGTCGATGACGTCGGCGATGGTCGCGTACGATCCCCACGCCTCCGGTCCGTAGACGGAGATGCGCACCCATTGCGCTGTGCGCCAGTCGAATCCGGCCGGTAGCGGTGTGGCGACCGCGAATCCCGGACCTGTCTGCCCGAGCGTGAGATGCTCGGCCGTCGCCGGGTGCTCGGTGGGCGCGGTCAGGACCCACTCGGCGCGTTCGGGTCCGAAGGCGAGGGCCAGCCGGGTGACGTCGCGGCACGGGGAGCCGGTCCAGATCCGCAACTGCCCGTCGGTGACCCGGGCGCCGAATGCCGGTCGCAGCGACGGCGCGAACTGGGCATCGGGATGCCAGCCGCCGTCGCTCCGGCAGGCGCCCGTCAGCGCGAGAACCGCGGTCGCCGCGAGCATCGCGGCGACACCGCGCGTTATCGGTGATCGAGTTCGTGTGGCTGGTTGTCGCCCTCCAACGCAACGCTGCCTGCGGATATGCCCCACCCCGGCCCCCTCGTCGAAACCACTGTCCGCACGAGTATTCCACGGGCACGTCCGGTCGGCTCAGCCGTCGGTTCCGGCCTGCTCCTTCATCGCGGTGCCGAGTTGGGTTTCGGCGTCGAGCAGTTCGATGCCCATGAGCGATCCGTCGGTCGCGAAGTCGAGGGCGGCCACGACGGCGGATCCCTCGGCGTCGTGGACCGGAAGTGTGTAGGCGACCCGACGAGGGTGGTCCGGATCGCGCCGGAACGTGAGGTAAGCGGCGTTGGCCTGTTTATCCCAGGTCACGGATCGGACATAATCATCTGCCACGGCCGGACTGTAGCAACGGCGCATCGATATGTCACGTGCTGGGAATCACCGAATATGGCGGTGTGGCAACCGGATTCGTGTACACGGCCGGGTGCTCACGGACGTGCCGTCAGCGGCCGTGGCGTTCCTCGGCCACTGTCCGGCCGCCGATCACGACCGTCCGGACGACGTTGCTGTCGAGGCTCTCCAGAGCTTCCGCCAGGGGGACATGGAGCAGGCAGAGATCCGCGGACGCGCCGGGGGTGAGTCGCCGGGGAGGGCCGCCCGGACGGTCGGGTGAACCCAGGTAGCCGGCCAGGGCGACGGCGGGGTCGACGCGTTCCTCCGGGCCGAGCACGGTGCCGGTGCGGGTGGAGCGTTCGACCGCCGAGCGCATGACCGTCCAGGGGTCGACCGGACCGTAGGGTGCGTCGCTGGACAGGGCGACCGGCACACCGGCGCGCAGCAGGCGGGCGTGCGGGTAGAGGTGGGGCAGATCGTCGGGGTCGACCTCGCGGCGGTAGGTGTCGCCGCGGTCGGACAGGAAGCCCGGTTGGGTCACGACGGCCGCGCCCAGGCGTGAAATCTGTTCTGCCACATCGCCGGGAACGACACCCGCGTGTTCGATGCGGTCGCCCTCGATGCTGCCGACGTCGTCGAGTGCGGCGAGCGTCAGCAGGAGCGATTCGCGGGTGACGCAGTGCACCGCGACCGGGCGGCCCGAACGATGGGTGTCCGCGATCGTGGCGGCGAGCCGGTCGTAGGGCGGCAGATCGTGATCGCGCAGCAGCAGTTTGCGCGGGCCGGTGGTCATGTTCGTAGCGAGGGTCTTTTCCGTGGGCGCGCCGAGCAAGGTGATGTGTTGCGGCAGAACGTCTTCGCGCCGCGCCTCGGCGAGTACGGCGATCGCCGAATCGTCGAGATCAGGCGTCGCGTCGGTGACTCCGGTGAGGCCGTACCGGGTCAGCAGCGCGCCCACCTCGGCGAGATCCGGGGGATCGTCGGGCAGTGCCGCACGCAGCCGTGCGTCGTACCGCCACAGCCGCCCGGTGGGCCTGCCCGTGGCATCGCGCCCGACGTCGGCGGAATCGTCGAGTACTGATGATATCTGTTCCAGCGCAAGCGAGTTGAGCATCCACAAGGCGCCGCTGCGGTGCTGTATCCGTACGGGCCGATCCGGAAGCAGGCGGTCCAGCACATCGCGGTCGAGATCGCCCGCCACGGACTCGTGATACCCGGTGCCGCGCAGCCATCCGCGACCCGGCCGTGCGGCGAGTACGCGGCGCAGGTCGGCTGCATTCGCCACGGCGGAGGGACCGCAGTCGACCGATCGCAGCGCCGCGGCCAGGGCGAGCAGGTGGATGTGGTGGTCGTGCAGCCCGGGCAGCAGGGCGCCGCCCCGGCCGTCCACCACGGTGTCGGGGGTTCGCGTCGGTCCGTTGCCGGATTCGGTGCGGACGGCATCGGCTGGGGAGCCGAGGGGGAGCCCGGTGCCGATCTCGGCGATCCGGTCGCCGACGACACGCAGATCGGCTCGCGCACCGCGTATCTCGACATTGTGAAACAGGATGCTCACGGGCGCACCCCACCGTGCTGTAGCCGGAGGGCTTCGCGCCCTGTGCCGGTCGGGTTCGCCGCGACCGGATCGCGTGCGATCTTTCCCGGTGCGGCCGATGGCGGATGGATGCCGTGGCCGTCCTCGGCAAGCGTGGCCCGGCCTCGTTCGTCGTTCGCTGTGGCGCAGGTGCCGGGCAAGCCGATGCCGTCGGTTGGGCTGCGGGCGATGCGGAGATCGGTTCGCGCACCGCCGATGCCGGAGGTGCGGAACGGGTTGCTTCCCAGCTCACCTCGCCGGGCAGTTGTCCGATGCTGCCTCGCCGCTGCCGGGTTCGCTGAAGCTGCCGGGTTCGCTGAAACGGAATCGCAGCGCACCGCCTGCAATGTCGGCAGATGTGTGCGTCGGTCGCGCAGGCCGGGTCGTGCGGTCGTGCCCCGGTCGTCGACCGCTGTGGGGGTGAGGGCAGCGCACGGCTCGATGTCCGGTCCCCGTCCCGAGGGTGTGCCGAAAACCGTCCGCCGGCCTGTGGATGCGCCGTGACCGGTGCGGGGATCGCGTTCACTCATCGTCGTGCTCCGAGGAACGCTGTGCTCCGAGCAGCTCGGTGTTGTCCGCGCCGAGGGTGCCCGCACGGCCCGACGGCGGCCGCGCGGTCGGGGGCGACACCGGGAAGCGGCCGTCGGCGGATTCGATCCACCAGCCGTCGTCCGTCCGCCGGACGACGTGCTCTTCCGGTGTGCCCAAGGCGATTTCGGCGGTCAGGTGCAGCATCGACACGTCGACGAGGCGAGCGCGGTCGGCGAGCAGCGCCTCGGCGGCGGCCTCCGCCGCGCAGACCCCGGTGAGCGGGTCTGCCAGGGCGTCGCCGCACGGCAGCAGATCGTCGCCGTCGGGGACGACGAGGCCGGCGGCGGCCGCGATGTCGTCGCCGAATCCGATGGCGTTGCTGGCGCGTCCGCGCGCGGTGAGCGACAGCCAGGAGGTTCCGGCCGCGACGCAGGCATCGGCGTCGATGCCGAGCTGGCGGAGCGCGCGGGCCCGCGAGGATTCCAGCACCAGATCGGCGCCGGCGATCAGCGCCCGCAGCGCGTCGAGGTCGCGGTCGTCGTGCAGGTCCAAGGCCACCATGGCATGTCCGGCGTGCAGAAGGTCGAAGAACGGCGGCGGGCCGAAGCGCGCCCCGTCCGGGCGGGACCGGCTCTCGACCTTGATCACCCGCGCGCCGCTGGTGGCGAGCAGGTGCGCGCACAGCGGCCCGGCCCACAGGGCGGTCAGATCGAGGACGACCGGCTGCTCGCGCTTGTGCCGCCGGGTACCTGATTCGGTGATCTCCACTCCCGCACGGGAATTCAGCCCATCGGCGGGGACCGCCGACCCGGCGAGGCCGAGCAGGGCGATTCGTTCGGCGGCGAAGGCTGTTTCGGTCGTCCGGGCCCAACCGGTCACGACGTCCCAGGGATCCGCGTCGCGCGGCTCCCGTTCGGTGAGCGCGGGAATCAGATCGAGATCGTCGGCGCGGGGGAGGGACAGACCCAGCCAGCCGTCCCGGGTACGCAGCGTGCGGAACGCGCCGCCGCAGGAGCGGGGACCACGGCGCGTCAGTCCGGCGACGGCGGCCCGTTCCCCGAGCACCTCGACTCCGGGAAGAGACGGCCGCAGTCCGGTTCTGGAACTGGACAACTCGCCGAAACGGCTCAGCGCGGCCGATACTCGCGCGGCGGCGCGTCCGGGCGCGGCGCGGGGCGGCCCGTAGGGGCGGCCGGTGAGCGCCATCGCCCCGGAGGCCGCCCAGGCCCGCAGCGGGGACGGTTCATGCCCGGTCATCGACTCGCCCCCGGATCAGCGCGGTATCGACACCGACCGGCGCGTTGAAAGCTGCCCCATGCCCGCGTTGGTGACGGTTCATGCTCGGCCATCGACCAGCCCCCAGGCCAGCGCGGTGCCGATATCGACCGGTTGCCCGGTCAGCGCGAGATACGCTGTGCGCCAACGGCCGATGCGATGGGTGATGCCGACCGTGCCCCCGGCGCCCGGCACCAGTCCCATGGACAGCTCGGGCAATTGGAACCAGGCGTCGTCGGCCGCCTCGACCCGGCCGGCGAACGCCGGCACCTCGATACCCGCGCCGATGCAGGCCCCGTGCAGGACGGCCCGCACGCGCGGGGCCAGCCGGTGCACGGTGTGGCCCGCGCTGTAGCGCAGCCGCACGAGATGCGCCGCGGGCACATCGGTCGCGGTGCCGAATTCGTCGAGATCGCCTCCGCTGCAGAAGGATCGGCCGTTGCCGCGCAGTACCACCTCGCGGATCGAGTCGTCGTGCTCGGCGACGGCCAGTCCCGTCAGCAGCCCGTCGCGGACCGCGCGGCCGAACGCGTTGTGCCGCTCGGGACGGTTCAGCGTCACGGTCAGCACGTCGCCGGCGCGGTCCAGCAGCACCGGATCCGTGCTGTCGGGCACCGGGCGCCCGGGTGTGCGGGCGCGCCAGGCGGCGAACTCCGGTCCGGCCAGCAGCATCGAATAGGCCAGGGACTCCGCGACCAGCCCGTCCGCGACGTTCGCCCGGGAGGTGACCTCGAGCAGGCTCACCAGGGTGAGCGCGGCACGCGGAGCGCCGGCCACCGTGCCCGCGATGGCTTCCAGGTCGGCGGTGCTGCCGGGCGTCCAGGCCCGGCCCGGCCCATCCGGTGCGACCGTGCAGGTCAGCGCCTCCAGCACCGGTTCGGCCGCGGGCGGCAGGGGCGTATCGCTGAATCCGACGACCACGACCGAGCGCCGCCGCAGGGCATCCACGGCCGCCTGCGCCTGCGCCCATTCGTCCCGGCCCAGATCGACCACGACCGGCGCATTCGGCGGAGCGCCCTCGGCGTCGACGGCGAGTTCGGCGACTCCCGCCGCGAGATCGCTCAGCCCGACGGGCCGCACGGCAACCCTCTGCGTCATTCCGGCCACCTCTGCGTCATTCCGGCAGCCCTCTGTGTGATTCCAGTGTCGCGTGTTGCGACGTTCCGGCGATGCCGGCCGTCATCCCGGTAGCTCGCTCCGTGGTTCGGGCAACCGTCGTGGTCCGGAACTTGCTGCGTGGTCCCGGCGTGCTCGTGGCCGAGCCCCCGGGTCCACATGCGTCGATTCCTTGGCATCCGAACTCATGACCTCCGAACACTTCGCGCGCGACACACGATCCTGACTGTCCTCGACTTTTCCACATCGCCGGTATCCGAGGGGGTCGGTCCGGTCAACGCCATGTTTGCCGGGCCGTACAGACACCGTTCCACCCGATTCTGGTGACCTTGCCGATCGGGGCGTGAGTGACGAACCTGATCTTCGACATCGCCTTGGTGCGCGGTCGGAGGCCCGGCGTTTCTCGCCCACGGCTCGGTGTGGCTCATTGCGGTCGGTGTGCTCGGCGGTGGTCGGTCTCCTGGATCCGCTCGCCGTCCCGACCGGCACACGAGCGTTCCGCACCGGTCTCTGGTGCACATGAGGTGACACCCACCAGGTACCGGCTCGCGGCCACCGTGGCCGTCTATGGAAGCAGCGGGCCGCATGAAGGATTGCTCGTAGCGGAGGACGCAGCCGCTTTCGTCCCTGATGCGATCGGCCTCGATGAAGCCGGGGTCGACGCCGAGGCGCCCTCCGCCGACAGGAAATAGCCGCGGTGGGTGCCTCCGTGCCGATCGACCAACTCGATCCACCGACGCCCGAATCGTTCGAAGGTCTCGATCTTCGCGGGATCGATCACGTACTCGACAACGCAAGTGATCATCATCCCGAGCCTGATCCCGCGCGCTCGAATGCTCGACCCGGCCTCGGGTGGCGCACCATCCGGCCCGATTGCCTGGCCGGATATCGGTGGCCGGCGGGCTCAGCCGAGGCGGTCGCTACCGCTCCAGGCCGACCGGTGCAGGAGCCGAAGTCCGTTGAGCCCCACGAGGATCGTGGAACCCTCGTGCCCGGCGACGCCGAGCGGGAGCGGCAGGGCGCCGATCAGGTCCCACAGCACGAGGACGCCGATGCACGTGGCGGCGAGGGCGAGATTGGCGACCACGATGCGGCGTGCCCGCCGGGACAGGTCGACGACGGCGGCGACGGCGGTGAGGTCGTCGCGGACGACGATGGCGTCGGCGGTGTGCAGGGCGAGGTCGGACCCCGCGCCGCCCATCGCGATCCCGACATCGGCGGCGGCCAGCGCGGGAGCGTCGTTGATGCCGTCGCCGACGACCGCGATCCGGTGCCCGTCGGCCTGTAGCCGACGGACCGCGGCGACCTTGTCGCCGGGCAGCAGCCCGGCACGCACGTCCGTGATCCCGACCCGATCGGCGACTCGCTCCGCGGTGGTCCGGTTGTCGCCGGTCAACAGAACCGGATCGGCACCTGTCAGCTGCCGCGCGGCCGCGACGGCGGCGGGGGCCTCGGGGCGCAGCCGGTCGGCGAGGGCCAGCACCCCGGCCGGGCGGCCTTCGCAGGTGACCACGACGGCGGTGTACCCGCGCTCCTGCGCCGCGGCGACGGCGGTGATCGCCGTGGCGACGGAATCGTCTGCGGTGCTGATACTTTCGGATCCCCGGTCCACGGACCCGAGCATCGCGGCCGGAGAACCGACACCGAAGGACCGGCCGCCGACCCGTGCGGTCACACCCCGGCCCGGATGCGCGGTGAATTCCTCGGTGGCGGGCAGGGCCGGACCGCGGTTGCGGGCGGCGCGCACGATCGCCGCGGCCAGGGGATGTTCGCTGGGATATTCGGCCGCGGCGGCCTGCCGCAGCAGCTCGTCGTCGGTGAGACCCTCATCGAGGCAACGGATTTCGACGAGTTCGGGACTGCCGCTGGTCAGCGTGCCGGTCTTGTCGAAGGCGATCCGGGTGGTGGCGCCCAGCCGTTCCATGACGACCGCCGACTTGACGAGCACGCCGTGCCGCCCGGCGTTGGCGATCGCCGCCAGCAGCGGCGGCATCGTGGCCAGCACCACCGCGCACGGCGAGGCGACGATCATGAAGGTCATGGCCCGCAACAGCGCTCGTTGCAGCGAGTCACCGAGCAGCAGCGGCACGGTGAACACGGCGACGGTGACCGCGACCATGCCGATCGAGTAGCGCTGTTCGACCTTCTCGATGAACAACTGGGTGCGGGCCTTGGTCCGCCCGGCCTGCTCCACCAGCGCCGCGATCCGTGCGACGACCGAATCCTCCGCGCGCCGGTCGACCCGGACCCACAGCGCGCCGGTGCCGTTCGACGTCCCGGCGAACACCTCGTCGCCCTCGCCCTTGTCCACCGGCAGCGGTTCGCCGGTGATGGTGGCCTGGTCGACCTCGCTGCCCCCGGACAGCACGGTGCCGTCGGCGGGGATCCGCTCGCCGGGCCGGACCACCAGCACGTCCCCGGGCTCCAGATCGCTGACCGGGACGGTCTGTTCGGCGCCGTCGGCGGTGGTGCGGGTGGCGGTGTCGGGTGCCAGGTGCAGCAGACCGCGCACGGAATCCTCGGTGCGCGCGGTGGCGAACGCCTCGAGCGCGCCGGAGGTGGCGAAGATGACGATCAGCAGGGCGCCGTCGGTGATCTGCCCGATCGCCGCCGCCCCGATCGCGGCCGCCACCATCAGCAGGTCGACATCCAGGGTCTTCTCCCGCAGCGCCCGCAACCCCGCCAGGCCGGGCGCCCATCCGCCCGCGGCGTAGCAGGCCAGGTAGAGCATCCACCACAGCCATGCCGGACCGCCGGCGAGCTGAGCCGTCAGCCCGAGCAGGAACAGCCCGGACGACAGTGCGGCCCACCGCATTTCCGGCAGGGCGAACAGCTTGGTGCGCTGCCTCGGCAAGGCGGGTGCCGGGCGGGGCGGTGTGCGGGTCGGCGCGACCACGAGGCACCTCCGTAACGGTGACGACGATCGGACCTCCGCGACAATATCAGAATAAATGAAGACGTCTTCATGTATTAAGCCCCCGGTAGAATGCGCCGGTATGGGACACGGAGTCGAGGGCCGCAGCCGTGCCGCGGCGCGGCTGGATGTCGATGCCGCCACGCACGTCGCGACGACCCTGCAGGCGCTGGCGACGCCGAGCCGGCTGCTGATCCTCACCGAACTGCGCCAGGGGCCGCAGCCGGTCAGCGCGCTGGCGGAGGCGGTCGGCATGGAACAGTCCGCGGTATCCCACCAGCTCCGCCTGCTGCGCAACCTCGGCCTGGTCGTCGGTGCCCGCACCGGCCGCAGCATCGTCTACAGCCTCTACGACAACCACGTCGCCCAACTCCTGGACGAGGCGGTCTACCACAGCGAACATCTCCGCCTCGGCTTGTCCGACGATCCCGGGGCCGCGGGCTGACACGGCCCGAACGGGTCACTCGGCTGAGCCGCGGCGAGAAACGCCGCCGGAATACCGGGATCGGCATCCTTCATAACCTAGCGTTTGCCGGGAAGTCGTAGGTGCCGACTGCGGAGCCGGGAGGGGCGAGTGGAGACCGATGTGGCGGGGGTCCGGCAGGCCGTGTCGACGGGGCGTCTCCCCGCGTGGGATCGCGTCGAAGCACTCGTCGCGGCGGCCTACGGGCGGTATCGCGGACACGGTGCCGGAGCCGTCGCCGACTACATTCCCGTGCTCGCCGAGGCCGACCCCGGATTGTTCGGCGTCGTCGTCGCGGAGGTGGCCGGTGATATGCACGCCGCGGGCGCGGCCGATGTCGAGTTCACGATCCAATCCATCTCGAAGGCATTCGTGTACGCGCTGGTCTGCGACCAACTTGGGCACGACGTGGTCCGCGATCGGGTGGGCGTCGACAACACCGGTCTGCCGTTCGACTCGGTGATCGCGATGGAACTCAACGACGGCCACCCGATGAATCCGATGGTCAACGCGGGAGCGCTGGCGACGACCGCGCTGATGCCCGCCGCCTCCCCGGACGAGCGGTGGGAACGGATTCGATCGGGTCTGTCCCGATTCGCCGGGCGGCCGCTCGACATCGACACCACCGTCTTCCGCTCGGAGAGTGCCACCAATCATCGCAACCGCGCCCTCGCGCAATTGCTGGAAAGTTACGGGCGGATCGATATCGACCCGCTGCGAGTCGTCGACGTCTACACCAGGCAGTGCGCGCTGCGGGTCAGCGCCCGCGATATCGCCGTCATGGGGGCCACGCTCGCGGACGGCGGCGTCAACCCGGTGACCGGCGAGCGGGTCGTCACTCCCGCGGTGTGCCGGGACACGCTGTCGGTGCTGGCGGCGACCGGGATGTACGAACGCTCCGGCGAATGGCTGTTCGAGATCGGACTGCCCGCGAAATCGGGGGTGTCCGGCGGCATCGTCGCCGTCGCGCCCGGCAAGGGCGCGATCGGAACCTTCTCGCCGCCACTGGATTCCGCCGGCAACAGCGTGCGCGGCCAGCGGGCCGTCGCCTATCTGTCGCGCACGCTCGGCCTGAACGTCTTCGCTTCCGAGGTCCACCCGCCGACTGTTCCCCCGACGACGCAGAGGAGCGGTACCGCATGACCACCGTGCCGACCACCGGCGCACCGCCGGACGAGCGCAGATCCTGGCTGCCGATGGCGGGATTGTTCCTCGCGCAGGTGCTGATGTCGTTCAACGTTGCCGCACTGCCGGTTTCGCTGGGCGGCATGGTCGACGACTTCGATTCCGCGCCCACGGTGGTGAGTTCGACCATCGTGGTCTACGGACTCGCCGTCGCCGCCCTGGTCATGGTGGGCGCCAAGCTCGGGCAGCGGATCGGCTGGGTGCTGACCTTCCGGGTGGTGATCGCCACCTTCGGCGTGTCGGCCGTGATGATGGTGCTGTCGCCGTCGATCGCGTGGGCCATCGCGGCACAGGCCGTGGCCGGGGCGTCGGCGGCCATCATCGTTCCGTCCCTGGTCGCGCTGATCGCCGAGAACTATCACGGCGGCCAGCAGGCGACGGCCATCGGATCGCTCGGCTCGGCGCGTGCCCTGTCGGGTGTCAGCGCGTTCCTGATCGGCGGCGCGCTCGGCACCCTCGTCGGCTGGCGCCCGGTGTTCGCGATCGTCATCGGCATCGCGGTACTCGTATTCGTCTTCAGTTTCACCCTGCGCTCCGATCGCGGCGATGCGGCAATCACGATCGATCTGGTGGGTGCGGTGCTGATCGGCGCCGCCATCGTGGTGCTGACGCTCGGATTCAACAACCTCAACGCCTGGGGCGTCTTCTTCGCCGACGAGTCCGCGCCCTTCGACGTGCTCGGCGTCTCGCCCGCGCCGGTGCTGATCGTCGCCGGAGTCGTTCTCGGACAGGCGTTCTTCTTCTGGACCCGCCGCCGCACGAGGGCCGGGCAGGTGCCGCTGGTGGATCTGTCGGTGCTGGGCCGCTCCAGTGAACGGGCCGCGGTCTACGCGATGTTCGTCGTGGTGGCGCTCGAGGCGGCGCTGAACTTCACCGTCCCGCTCTACATCCAGATCGTGCAGGGGCGAACGCCTTTCGACACCTCCCTGGCGATGATGCCGTTCAACCTGACGGTGTTCCTCACCGCGACCCTCGTCGTCCGCTTCTATACACGCTTCAGCCCCAAGGCGATCGGGGTATTCGCCTTCGTGCTCACGACCGTCGCCCTGGTGTGGCTGGCCTACGTCGTCACCAACAACTGGGAGACGTTGCCGACCATCGCCGGGCTGATCGTCTTCGGCATCGGCCAGGGCGCACTGGTCACCCTCGTCTTCAACGTCCTGGTGACGGCCGTGCCGAAAAGCCTTGCGGGCGATGTCGGATCGGTCCGCGGAACCACGCAGAACCTGGCATCGGCCGTCGGCACGGCCGTCGCGGGTGCGCTGCTGGTGACCATTCTCGGCCTCGGGGTGGGCAGGGCCCTGGCCGATCACACGGAACTGCCGGAATCGCTTGTCGCCCGGGTGAATTTGGACAATGTCAACTTCGTCGGCAACGACCAGCTGCGCGAAACCCTGCACCGGATCGGCGCGTCGCCGGCCGAGGTGGAGGCCGCGGTGGCCGTGAACGAACAGGTCCGGCTGGACACGCTCAAGTTCGGCCTGCTGATTCTTGCCGGAATCAGCGCCACCGCCATCGTTCCCGCGACCCGGCTGCCGAACTATCGTCCCGAGGAGATACCCGAGCCGGGCACCACGGGCGACTGAAGCGCAAGGCCACGACGGCCCGCTCGGATAGTGCCTACATCGGTTGTGGCCCGGTCTTTTCCGGGGCTTCAGGCATCTCGCGGCATGACGACCGCGGCGAGCAACGCGGCGACGACCAGGCAGGCCGCCGCGACGGCGAGCGCCAC carries:
- a CDS encoding DUF2283 domain-containing protein, which encodes MADDYVRSVTWDKQANAAYLTFRRDPDHPRRVAYTLPVHDAEGSAVVAALDFATDGSLMGIELLDAETQLGTAMKEQAGTDG
- a CDS encoding amidohydrolase family protein; translation: MSILFHNVEIRGARADLRVVGDRIAEIGTGLPLGSPADAVRTESGNGPTRTPDTVVDGRGGALLPGLHDHHIHLLALAAALRSVDCGPSAVANAADLRRVLAARPGRGWLRGTGYHESVAGDLDRDVLDRLLPDRPVRIQHRSGALWMLNSLALEQISSVLDDSADVGRDATGRPTGRLWRYDARLRAALPDDPPDLAEVGALLTRYGLTGVTDATPDLDDSAIAVLAEARREDVLPQHITLLGAPTEKTLATNMTTGPRKLLLRDHDLPPYDRLAATIADTHRSGRPVAVHCVTRESLLLTLAALDDVGSIEGDRIEHAGVVPGDVAEQISRLGAAVVTQPGFLSDRGDTYRREVDPDDLPHLYPHARLLRAGVPVALSSDAPYGPVDPWTVMRSAVERSTRTGTVLGPEERVDPAVALAGYLGSPDRPGGPPRRLTPGASADLCLLHVPLAEALESLDSNVVRTVVIGGRTVAEERHGR
- a CDS encoding CoA transferase; this encodes MTGHEPSPLRAWAASGAMALTGRPYGPPRAAPGRAAARVSAALSRFGELSSSRTGLRPSLPGVEVLGERAAVAGLTRRGPRSCGGAFRTLRTRDGWLGLSLPRADDLDLIPALTEREPRDADPWDVVTGWARTTETAFAAERIALLGLAGSAVPADGLNSRAGVEITESGTRRHKREQPVVLDLTALWAGPLCAHLLATSGARVIKVESRSRPDGARFGPPPFFDLLHAGHAMVALDLHDDRDLDALRALIAGADLVLESSRARALRQLGIDADACVAAGTSWLSLTARGRASNAIGFGDDIAAAAGLVVPDGDDLLPCGDALADPLTGVCAAEAAAEALLADRARLVDVSMLHLTAEIALGTPEEHVVRRTDDGWWIESADGRFPVSPPTARPPSGRAGTLGADNTELLGAQRSSEHDDE
- a CDS encoding enoyl-CoA hydratase/isomerase family protein yields the protein MTQRVAVRPVGLSDLAAGVAELAVDAEGAPPNAPVVVDLGRDEWAQAQAAVDALRRRSVVVVGFSDTPLPPAAEPVLEALTCTVAPDGPGRAWTPGSTADLEAIAGTVAGAPRAALTLVSLLEVTSRANVADGLVAESLAYSMLLAGPEFAAWRARTPGRPVPDSTDPVLLDRAGDVLTVTLNRPERHNAFGRAVRDGLLTGLAVAEHDDSIREVVLRGNGRSFCSGGDLDEFGTATDVPAAHLVRLRYSAGHTVHRLAPRVRAVLHGACIGAGIEVPAFAGRVEAADDAWFQLPELSMGLVPGAGGTVGITHRIGRWRTAYLALTGQPVDIGTALAWGLVDGRA
- a CDS encoding heavy metal translocating P-type ATPase; its protein translation is MRWAALSSGLFLLGLTAQLAGGPAWLWWMLYLACYAAGGWAPGLAGLRALREKTLDVDLLMVAAAIGAAAIGQITDGALLIVIFATSGALEAFATARTEDSVRGLLHLAPDTATRTTADGAEQTVPVSDLEPGDVLVVRPGERIPADGTVLSGGSEVDQATITGEPLPVDKGEGDEVFAGTSNGTGALWVRVDRRAEDSVVARIAALVEQAGRTKARTQLFIEKVEQRYSIGMVAVTVAVFTVPLLLGDSLQRALLRAMTFMIVASPCAVVLATMPPLLAAIANAGRHGVLVKSAVVMERLGATTRIAFDKTGTLTSGSPELVEIRCLDEGLTDDELLRQAAAAEYPSEHPLAAAIVRAARNRGPALPATEEFTAHPGRGVTARVGGRSFGVGSPAAMLGSVDRGSESISTADDSVATAITAVAAAQERGYTAVVVTCEGRPAGVLALADRLRPEAPAAVAAARQLTGADPVLLTGDNRTTAERVADRVGITDVRAGLLPGDKVAAVRRLQADGHRIAVVGDGINDAPALAAADVGIAMGGAGSDLALHTADAIVVRDDLTAVAAVVDLSRRARRIVVANLALAATCIGVLVLWDLIGALPLPLGVAGHEGSTILVGLNGLRLLHRSAWSGSDRLG
- a CDS encoding metalloregulator ArsR/SmtB family transcription factor; the encoded protein is MGHGVEGRSRAAARLDVDAATHVATTLQALATPSRLLILTELRQGPQPVSALAEAVGMEQSAVSHQLRLLRNLGLVVGARTGRSIVYSLYDNHVAQLLDEAVYHSEHLRLGLSDDPGAAG
- the glsA gene encoding glutaminase A → METDVAGVRQAVSTGRLPAWDRVEALVAAAYGRYRGHGAGAVADYIPVLAEADPGLFGVVVAEVAGDMHAAGAADVEFTIQSISKAFVYALVCDQLGHDVVRDRVGVDNTGLPFDSVIAMELNDGHPMNPMVNAGALATTALMPAASPDERWERIRSGLSRFAGRPLDIDTTVFRSESATNHRNRALAQLLESYGRIDIDPLRVVDVYTRQCALRVSARDIAVMGATLADGGVNPVTGERVVTPAVCRDTLSVLAATGMYERSGEWLFEIGLPAKSGVSGGIVAVAPGKGAIGTFSPPLDSAGNSVRGQRAVAYLSRTLGLNVFASEVHPPTVPPTTQRSGTA
- a CDS encoding MFS transporter codes for the protein MTTVPTTGAPPDERRSWLPMAGLFLAQVLMSFNVAALPVSLGGMVDDFDSAPTVVSSTIVVYGLAVAALVMVGAKLGQRIGWVLTFRVVIATFGVSAVMMVLSPSIAWAIAAQAVAGASAAIIVPSLVALIAENYHGGQQATAIGSLGSARALSGVSAFLIGGALGTLVGWRPVFAIVIGIAVLVFVFSFTLRSDRGDAAITIDLVGAVLIGAAIVVLTLGFNNLNAWGVFFADESAPFDVLGVSPAPVLIVAGVVLGQAFFFWTRRRTRAGQVPLVDLSVLGRSSERAAVYAMFVVVALEAALNFTVPLYIQIVQGRTPFDTSLAMMPFNLTVFLTATLVVRFYTRFSPKAIGVFAFVLTTVALVWLAYVVTNNWETLPTIAGLIVFGIGQGALVTLVFNVLVTAVPKSLAGDVGSVRGTTQNLASAVGTAVAGALLVTILGLGVGRALADHTELPESLVARVNLDNVNFVGNDQLRETLHRIGASPAEVEAAVAVNEQVRLDTLKFGLLILAGISATAIVPATRLPNYRPEEIPEPGTTGD